The Muricauda sp. SCSIO 65647 genome includes a region encoding these proteins:
- the dnaE gene encoding DNA polymerase III subunit alpha, with translation MYLIFDTETTGLPKRWDAPITDTDNWPRCVQIAWQLHDDMGRLVEQQDFLIQPDGFNIPYESEQVHGISTALAEQEGVPLKEMLEKFNEALAKAKFVVGQNVDFDINIMGCEFHRMDIQNSLQELPVLDTCTEHTAELCQLPGGRGGKYKLPNLTELHEYLFGEPFAEAHNASADVEATARCFLELIRKRQYTQEQLDVQPDYFDRFSEENPQEIQLIGLKHINLKEASKKIADALWANDTGGISQTELDENIKKLEDADFVHLHNHSQFSVLQSTMSTKELVQRAIEAKMPAVALTDHANMMGAFHFVREVNAHNASISQKRKEAEEKGEAFNESELVSIIGCEFFVCEDHTNKNVKDYGHQIVMLAKNKNGYHNLAKMASIAYTDGFYYVPRIDKDIVKKYKEDLIVLSGNLYGEVPNKILNIGEKQAEEALLWWKSEFGEDFYLEIMRHGQEDEDRVNQVLVELSKKHGVKLVATNNTYYGKKEDAEAHDILLCVKDGEKVSTPIGRGRGYRYGLPNEEYYFKSAEEMKTLFKDLPKAIFNVREIIDKIEPFTLARDVLLPKFDIPEAFKVAEGADSYREGENAYLRHITYEGAKERYGEITDEVRERIDFELATIENSGYPGYFLIVEDFIREARNMEVSVGPGRGSAAGSVVAYCLKITNIDPLEYDLLFERFLNPDRVSMPDIDIDFDDEGRGKVMDYVIRKYGANQVAQIITYGTMAAKSSIRDTARVLDLPLNDADRLAKLIPTMGKLNKIFGKEESELKKMFRADEMQKVNELLNISETEGLEGRTVNMARVLEGSLRNTGIHACGVIITPDDITNFVPVATAKDSDLYVTQFDNSVVESAGLLKMDFLGLKTLTLIKDTVKIVKARTGVGLVPDEFPLDDEKTYELFQRGDTVGIFQYESPGMQKHLKNLKPTVFDDLIAMNALYRPGPMEYIPSFIARKHGEEEISYDLPEMEEFLKDTYGITVYQEQVMRLSQKLANFSKGDADGLRKAMGKKIFALLQKYRPQFIEGGEKNGHPKEILEKIWKDWEAFASYAFNKSHSTCYAYIAYQTAYLKAHYPAEYMAAVLSNNMNDIKQVTFFMEECKRMGLEVLGPDVNESYYKFAVNKNNAIRFGMGAIKGVGRSAVQAIVDERKENGSYRSVFDMAKRVDLRAANKKAFENLALAGGFDSFGGTHRAQYFHQESDAISFLEKVIRYGAKFQENENSSQVSLFGDASEVQIPEPTVPPCEEWGTMEKLRREKEVVGIYISGHPLDDFKKEIDAFCNTGISIFNDDLETYVNRELTFAGVITDVQHRLSKNGKGWGIFVLEDYTDSHEFKIFGEEYLKFRHFLMINSFVHVKVYVREGWVSRETGKKGEPRLQYNDFRQLQDVMEAYAKKLTIKLDIDRLQEKRIKDLKDTLRSYKGKHPLNFVIYEMKDEIKLNLSSRKQKVNISSELLSVLEEQEVHYKLN, from the coding sequence ATGTACCTGATCTTTGATACCGAGACCACTGGATTGCCCAAACGTTGGGATGCCCCTATCACCGATACCGACAACTGGCCAAGATGCGTGCAGATTGCTTGGCAATTGCATGATGACATGGGGCGTTTGGTAGAACAGCAAGACTTTTTGATACAACCTGACGGATTTAATATTCCCTACGAATCTGAACAGGTACACGGTATCTCGACCGCATTGGCCGAACAAGAAGGTGTACCGCTAAAAGAGATGCTCGAAAAGTTCAACGAAGCGTTGGCCAAGGCCAAATTTGTAGTGGGCCAAAACGTTGATTTCGATATCAATATCATGGGCTGTGAGTTTCATCGAATGGATATTCAAAATTCGTTACAAGAGTTACCTGTTCTCGATACGTGTACCGAACATACGGCAGAGCTTTGCCAGCTACCTGGCGGGCGGGGCGGTAAGTATAAGCTTCCGAACCTGACCGAATTGCATGAATATCTTTTCGGGGAACCATTTGCCGAAGCCCATAACGCCTCTGCCGATGTAGAGGCCACGGCGCGCTGTTTTTTAGAACTCATTAGAAAACGTCAATATACCCAAGAGCAGCTCGACGTGCAGCCCGATTATTTTGATCGGTTTTCAGAAGAAAATCCACAAGAGATACAGCTCATCGGACTGAAGCACATCAACCTGAAGGAAGCATCCAAAAAAATTGCGGATGCCCTTTGGGCAAATGATACTGGGGGCATTTCACAAACAGAGCTTGATGAGAATATCAAGAAATTGGAAGATGCCGATTTTGTGCACCTGCACAATCATTCCCAATTTTCGGTACTGCAGTCGACCATGTCGACCAAAGAGTTGGTTCAACGGGCAATCGAAGCTAAAATGCCCGCCGTTGCGCTGACCGACCATGCCAATATGATGGGGGCCTTTCACTTTGTGAGGGAAGTGAATGCCCATAATGCCTCCATCAGTCAAAAAAGAAAAGAGGCCGAAGAAAAAGGTGAAGCTTTTAACGAAAGTGAATTGGTCTCTATCATCGGTTGTGAGTTTTTTGTTTGTGAAGACCATACCAATAAGAACGTAAAAGACTATGGTCATCAAATCGTTATGCTGGCCAAAAACAAGAATGGCTATCACAACTTGGCGAAGATGGCATCGATTGCTTATACCGATGGGTTCTATTACGTGCCCCGTATCGACAAAGACATCGTCAAAAAGTATAAAGAAGACCTCATTGTGCTTTCGGGAAACCTCTATGGCGAGGTGCCCAACAAGATTCTGAACATAGGTGAAAAACAGGCCGAGGAAGCTCTTCTTTGGTGGAAATCGGAATTTGGTGAGGATTTCTATCTCGAGATCATGCGTCATGGCCAAGAAGACGAAGATCGTGTCAACCAAGTTCTTGTCGAGCTCTCAAAAAAGCATGGTGTCAAATTGGTGGCCACCAATAACACTTATTATGGCAAAAAAGAAGATGCCGAGGCCCATGACATTTTGCTATGTGTCAAAGATGGCGAAAAGGTGTCGACTCCCATAGGCCGTGGTCGTGGCTATCGATATGGGCTGCCCAACGAAGAATACTACTTCAAGTCTGCCGAAGAAATGAAGACGCTCTTCAAAGATTTGCCCAAAGCGATTTTCAACGTACGGGAAATCATTGACAAAATTGAACCTTTCACATTGGCGAGGGATGTACTGCTGCCCAAATTCGATATTCCTGAAGCGTTCAAGGTTGCCGAAGGTGCCGATAGCTATCGAGAAGGCGAGAACGCCTACTTACGGCACATCACCTATGAAGGGGCCAAAGAGCGGTATGGTGAGATTACGGATGAAGTAAGGGAGCGCATTGACTTTGAATTGGCGACCATCGAGAACTCTGGTTATCCAGGCTATTTTTTGATTGTTGAAGATTTCATCCGCGAAGCGAGAAACATGGAGGTCTCTGTGGGGCCGGGCAGGGGTTCGGCAGCAGGTTCGGTAGTGGCCTATTGCTTAAAGATCACCAATATCGACCCGTTGGAGTATGATTTGCTCTTTGAGCGGTTTTTGAATCCCGATAGGGTATCGATGCCCGATATCGATATTGATTTTGATGATGAGGGCCGTGGTAAGGTAATGGACTATGTCATCAGAAAATACGGTGCCAATCAAGTGGCCCAAATCATTACCTATGGCACGATGGCCGCAAAATCTTCGATTCGCGATACGGCCAGGGTGTTGGATCTGCCGCTGAACGATGCCGATCGTTTGGCCAAGTTGATTCCTACAATGGGCAAGCTGAACAAGATTTTCGGTAAAGAAGAATCTGAGTTGAAAAAAATGTTCAGGGCCGATGAAATGCAAAAGGTCAATGAACTGCTCAATATATCTGAAACAGAAGGTTTGGAAGGTCGAACCGTGAACATGGCCCGGGTGTTGGAGGGCTCTCTTCGCAATACCGGCATACATGCCTGTGGGGTTATCATCACGCCAGATGACATCACCAATTTCGTGCCCGTGGCCACGGCCAAAGATTCCGATCTTTATGTGACCCAGTTCGACAATTCAGTGGTCGAAAGTGCTGGCCTGTTGAAAATGGATTTCCTTGGCTTGAAGACGCTCACGCTCATCAAAGATACGGTCAAGATCGTCAAGGCCCGCACCGGTGTTGGGTTGGTGCCCGATGAATTTCCCCTTGATGACGAAAAGACCTATGAACTCTTTCAGCGTGGTGATACGGTAGGCATATTCCAGTACGAATCACCAGGTATGCAAAAGCATCTCAAGAATCTGAAGCCAACGGTCTTTGACGATCTGATCGCCATGAATGCACTGTACCGGCCAGGGCCAATGGAATACATACCCAGTTTTATTGCCCGTAAGCACGGTGAGGAGGAAATTTCTTATGACCTTCCTGAAATGGAAGAATTTCTAAAGGATACCTACGGCATTACGGTCTATCAAGAACAGGTGATGCGACTTTCACAAAAGTTGGCCAATTTTTCAAAAGGCGATGCCGATGGACTGAGAAAGGCCATGGGAAAAAAGATTTTCGCCCTACTACAAAAATACCGGCCCCAATTCATTGAAGGTGGTGAGAAGAATGGCCATCCGAAGGAAATTCTTGAAAAAATCTGGAAAGATTGGGAGGCGTTTGCCTCGTATGCTTTCAACAAGAGCCACTCGACCTGCTATGCGTACATTGCTTATCAGACGGCTTATTTAAAGGCGCATTACCCAGCTGAGTATATGGCCGCCGTACTGTCGAACAACATGAACGACATCAAACAGGTCACGTTCTTTATGGAAGAATGTAAACGTATGGGTCTTGAGGTATTGGGCCCAGATGTCAATGAGTCATACTACAAATTTGCGGTGAACAAAAACAATGCCATCCGTTTTGGTATGGGCGCCATTAAGGGCGTTGGTCGCTCAGCGGTACAGGCCATTGTTGACGAACGTAAAGAAAACGGCTCTTACCGTTCGGTCTTTGATATGGCCAAGCGCGTAGATCTGAGGGCTGCCAATAAAAAGGCATTTGAGAATTTGGCCTTGGCCGGTGGTTTTGATTCGTTCGGGGGCACCCATCGCGCGCAGTATTTTCATCAAGAAAGCGATGCCATCAGTTTTTTGGAAAAGGTCATCAGGTATGGGGCGAAGTTCCAAGAAAATGAAAATTCATCCCAAGTAAGCCTATTTGGTGATGCCAGTGAGGTACAAATACCCGAACCTACGGTTCCGCCTTGTGAAGAATGGGGCACCATGGAAAAACTGCGAAGAGAAAAAGAAGTAGTGGGCATTTATATTTCGGGCCATCCCTTAGATGATTTCAAAAAAGAGATCGATGCGTTCTGCAATACGGGAATCTCTATTTTCAATGATGACCTTGAAACATATGTGAACCGCGAACTGACCTTTGCCGGGGTCATTACCGATGTGCAGCACCGCTTGTCGAAGAATGGAAAAGGTTGGGGCATCTTTGTTTTGGAAGATTATACCGACTCTCACGAGTTCAAGATTTTTGGGGAGGAATATCTGAAATTCAGGCATTTTTTGATGATCAATTCTTTTGTTCATGTAAAAGTATATGTGCGGGAAGGGTGGGTAAGCCGGGAAACGGGCAAAAAAGGAGAGCCTAGGCTTCAATACAACGATTTCAGGCAATTGCAAGATGTGATGGAAGCGTATGCCAAAAAGCTCACCATTAAACTTGACATAGATCGCTTACAAGAAAAGCGTATCAAAGACCTGAAAGATACGTTGCGTTCGTACAAAGGGAAACACCCGTTGAATTTTGTGATCTATGAAATGAAAGATGAAATCAAGCTCAACCTTTCAAGCAGAAAACAGAAAGTGAACATTTCGAGTGAATTGCTTTCAGTGCTCGAAGAACAAGAGGTGCACTATAAGCTCAATTGA
- a CDS encoding 30S ribosomal protein S16, which produces MPVKIRLQRHGKKGKPFYWIVAADSRSKRDGKFLEKLGTYNPNTNPATINLNVDGSVKWLQHGAQPTDTARAILSYKGVLLKKHLLVGVAKGAFSEEEAEKKFNAWVEEKEAAIQAKRDGLSKAEAEAKAKALAAEKEVNEKRIAAAQPEPEATEGEAPVEEAAATEVTEATTTEETAEAVETAPEAVEEAPAAEEAKEEAAPEAKAEEAASAEEE; this is translated from the coding sequence ATGCCAGTAAAGATTAGATTGCAACGCCACGGTAAAAAAGGAAAACCCTTCTATTGGATCGTTGCCGCAGACTCCCGGTCAAAAAGAGACGGTAAATTTTTAGAGAAGTTGGGCACTTACAACCCCAACACCAACCCGGCTACCATCAACCTAAATGTCGATGGTTCGGTAAAATGGTTGCAACATGGTGCACAACCCACCGATACGGCCAGGGCGATTTTAAGCTATAAGGGCGTTTTGTTGAAAAAACATTTGTTGGTAGGCGTGGCCAAAGGAGCTTTTTCTGAAGAAGAGGCCGAAAAAAAATTCAATGCCTGGGTCGAGGAAAAAGAAGCGGCCATTCAGGCCAAAAGAGATGGTTTGAGCAAGGCTGAAGCCGAGGCCAAAGCCAAAGCATTGGCGGCAGAAAAGGAAGTAAATGAAAAGCGTATTGCCGCTGCCCAGCCAGAGCCTGAAGCGACAGAAGGGGAAGCACCGGTCGAAGAGGCAGCCGCTACCGAGGTGACTGAGGCCACAACCACTGAAGAAACGGCAGAAGCTGTTGAAACTGCACCAGAAGCTGTCGAAGAAGCTCCCGCTGCTGAAGAAGCAAAAGAGGAAGCCGCTCCAGAGGCCAAGGCCGAGGAAGCTGCCAGTGCTGAAGAGGAATAA
- the rimM gene encoding ribosome maturation factor RimM (Essential for efficient processing of 16S rRNA) encodes MRKEDCFYLGKVVSKYSFKGEVLAKLDTDEPEIYENMESVFVSMGNNLVPFFIDRCRLHKSALLRIDFEDIKDEAAADGILGAELYLPLEMLPPLTGNKFYYHEVIGFTLIDTVHGNIGIITAINDSAAQVLFEAEKDGRQLLIPVDDDIIVKVDREQKTIEVNTPDGLIALYLA; translated from the coding sequence ATGCGCAAGGAAGATTGCTTCTACCTGGGCAAAGTCGTTTCAAAATATAGTTTCAAAGGCGAGGTATTGGCAAAGCTCGATACCGACGAACCGGAGATTTACGAAAATATGGAATCAGTTTTTGTTTCGATGGGAAACAATCTGGTTCCATTTTTTATTGACCGTTGTCGATTGCACAAATCGGCACTCTTGCGTATCGATTTTGAGGACATCAAAGACGAAGCTGCCGCCGATGGCATTTTAGGGGCCGAGCTATATCTTCCGCTTGAAATGCTGCCACCCCTAACAGGCAACAAATTTTATTACCATGAGGTCATCGGGTTTACCTTGATCGACACCGTTCATGGCAATATCGGTATCATTACCGCCATCAACGATTCGGCCGCCCAAGTGCTCTTTGAGGCCGAAAAAGATGGCAGACAATTGTTGATCCCCGTTGATGATGATATCATCGTAAAGGTAGATCGTGAACAAAAGACCATTGAGGTGAACACCCCTGATGGTTTGATAGCCCTTTATTTAGCGTAA
- a CDS encoding sulfatase: MLRISLLSLIFVFLLSCQDEKKSSPKKQLPPNIVIIFTDDQGYQDVGVFGSPNIETPNLDQMAADGVKLTHYYAAQAVCSASRAALLTGCYPNRIGIHNALGPDNTHGINASETTLAEMLKAKGYKTAIYGKWHLGHHKKFLPTRHGFDEWFGIPYSNDMWPYHPQQGPIFNFPDLHLYENEAVIDTLVEQSQLTTQITARSVDFINRNKDQPFFLYVPHPQPHVPLFVSDKFKGKSERGLYGDVIMEIDWSVGEIMKALNKNGIEENTMVIFTSDNGPWLSYGNHAGSALPLREGKGTAWEGGQREPFLIKYPDSLPTGKTIDVPMMAIDLLPTIAEVTGAELPKKIIDGKSAWKLLKGESDKSPQEAYFFYYRVNELFGVRYGKWKLYFPHRYRTMNGQEPGKDGQPGHYRHIELDEIELYDLSTDVSETKNVAVENPEVVEKIRLLANDMRSRLGDSLLELEGAETREPGRLDETF, encoded by the coding sequence ATGCTTCGTATTTCATTGCTCTCCCTGATTTTCGTTTTCTTGTTATCCTGTCAAGATGAAAAGAAGTCCTCCCCAAAAAAACAACTGCCCCCCAATATCGTAATTATTTTCACCGATGACCAGGGGTATCAAGATGTAGGTGTTTTTGGTTCGCCCAATATCGAGACCCCCAACCTTGACCAAATGGCGGCCGACGGGGTAAAACTGACACACTACTACGCGGCCCAAGCTGTTTGTTCCGCTTCAAGGGCGGCACTTTTGACCGGTTGCTATCCTAACCGCATTGGCATACACAATGCCTTGGGGCCCGACAATACACATGGCATCAATGCATCAGAGACCACTTTGGCAGAAATGCTGAAAGCCAAAGGCTATAAAACGGCCATTTACGGAAAATGGCATCTCGGCCATCACAAAAAGTTTCTACCGACACGGCATGGTTTTGACGAGTGGTTCGGTATTCCCTATTCTAACGATATGTGGCCCTATCACCCACAGCAAGGACCTATTTTCAATTTTCCCGACCTCCATTTATATGAAAATGAGGCGGTCATCGACACCTTGGTCGAACAGTCACAATTGACCACCCAGATCACAGCGCGAAGCGTTGATTTCATCAACCGAAACAAAGACCAGCCATTTTTTCTATACGTACCCCACCCACAGCCCCATGTACCCTTGTTCGTTTCAGATAAGTTCAAGGGAAAATCAGAAAGGGGATTGTATGGCGATGTCATCATGGAAATCGATTGGTCGGTCGGTGAGATCATGAAGGCCCTGAACAAAAACGGAATCGAAGAAAACACCATGGTCATTTTCACCTCAGACAATGGCCCTTGGCTATCGTACGGTAACCATGCCGGCAGCGCCCTGCCCCTTCGCGAGGGCAAGGGCACCGCTTGGGAAGGAGGCCAACGCGAGCCGTTCCTCATCAAATATCCCGATAGTTTGCCCACTGGAAAAACAATCGATGTGCCCATGATGGCCATTGACTTGCTGCCCACCATTGCCGAGGTGACAGGTGCCGAGCTGCCCAAAAAAATCATCGATGGAAAAAGCGCTTGGAAACTGTTGAAAGGCGAAAGCGACAAGAGTCCGCAAGAGGCCTATTTCTTTTACTATCGAGTGAACGAGCTTTTCGGCGTTCGCTACGGCAAGTGGAAGCTTTACTTTCCGCACCGTTACCGCACCATGAATGGGCAAGAACCCGGCAAAGATGGTCAACCGGGCCATTACCGGCATATTGAACTCGACGAAATTGAGCTCTATGATCTATCTACCGATGTCAGTGAGACCAAGAATGTAGCAGTCGAAAATCCGGAAGTAGTTGAAAAAATCAGGCTCTTGGCCAATGATATGCGCTCAAGATTGGGAGATTCCCTACTAGAATTGGAGGGTGCGGAGACAAGAGAACCTGGCAGATTGGATGAAACCTTTTAG
- a CDS encoding tRNA1(Val) (adenine(37)-N6)-methyltransferase encodes MKPFRFKEFTVHQDRCAMKVGTDGVLLGAWTSLENEPDTILDVGTGTGLIALQLAQRSSAKTIDAVELDELAFEQCVENFESSPWADRLFCYHASFKEFVEEMDEAYDLIVSNPPFYSEEVSSRSKSRDSARQNRSLPFNDLIHGVSKLLSPTGSFATIVPHKEETRLIGLAVENHLFVHSITRVKATANTEVKRSLLQFSRVEAKTMIDELTLETDSHRYTEEYISLTKDFYLKM; translated from the coding sequence ATGAAACCTTTTAGGTTTAAGGAGTTTACGGTTCACCAAGACCGTTGTGCCATGAAAGTGGGCACCGATGGTGTGCTTTTGGGCGCTTGGACGAGCCTTGAAAACGAACCTGACACTATTTTGGATGTGGGCACGGGCACCGGACTCATTGCCCTACAGCTAGCCCAGCGCAGCTCGGCAAAGACCATTGACGCAGTTGAACTCGACGAACTTGCTTTTGAGCAGTGTGTCGAGAATTTCGAATCTTCGCCCTGGGCAGACCGATTGTTCTGCTACCATGCAAGTTTTAAGGAATTTGTGGAAGAAATGGATGAAGCGTATGATCTGATAGTTTCCAATCCCCCATTTTATTCTGAAGAGGTATCGAGTAGAAGCAAATCACGTGACAGTGCCCGGCAAAATCGATCACTGCCATTCAATGACCTGATTCATGGGGTATCGAAACTACTTTCGCCCACTGGAAGTTTTGCGACCATCGTTCCCCATAAAGAAGAAACCCGATTGATCGGATTGGCAGTTGAAAACCATCTTTTTGTGCATAGCATAACCAGGGTGAAAGCCACTGCGAATACCGAAGTAAAACGCAGCTTGCTACAGTTTTCACGTGTCGAGGCCAAAACTATGATCGATGAATTGACCCTAGAAACCGATAGCCATCGCTATACCGAGGAATACATCTCGCTAACCAAAGACTTTTATTTAAAAATGTAA
- a CDS encoding acyl-CoA dehydrogenase family protein: MKPDLFEAPDYYTLDDLLSDEHKLVRDAARQWVKRDISPIIEEYAQKAEFPKQIIEGLAEIGAFGPYIPVEYGGAGLDQISYGLIMQEIERGDSGVRSTASVQSSLVMYPIFAYGTEEQRKKYLPKLATGEWMGCFGLTEPNHGSNPGGMETKFKDMGDHYLLNGAKLWISNSPFADVAIVWAKNEEGRIHGLIVERGMEGFSTPETHNKWSLRASATGELIFDNVKVPKENLLPGKSGLGAPLGCLDSARYGIAWGAIGAAMDCYDTALRYAKERTQFGKPIAAFQLQQKKLAEMITEITKAQLLALRLGQLKNEGRATTAQISMAKRNNVDMALKIAREARQVLGGMGITGEYSIMRHMMNLESVITYEGTHDIHLLITGADITGIPAFK; encoded by the coding sequence ATGAAGCCTGATCTGTTCGAAGCCCCCGATTACTATACCCTAGATGACTTACTGTCTGATGAGCACAAACTGGTTCGTGATGCGGCCCGTCAATGGGTAAAACGCGATATTTCGCCCATCATCGAAGAATACGCCCAGAAAGCGGAATTTCCAAAACAGATCATTGAGGGGCTGGCCGAGATAGGGGCTTTTGGCCCTTACATTCCGGTAGAATATGGCGGTGCAGGGCTTGACCAGATAAGTTATGGGCTCATCATGCAAGAAATCGAGCGGGGCGATAGTGGTGTTCGATCGACCGCTTCGGTACAGTCGTCATTGGTGATGTACCCCATCTTTGCCTACGGCACGGAAGAACAACGAAAAAAATACCTGCCTAAATTGGCCACGGGCGAGTGGATGGGTTGCTTCGGATTGACAGAACCCAACCATGGCTCCAATCCGGGTGGTATGGAGACCAAGTTTAAGGATATGGGCGACCATTATCTTTTGAACGGGGCCAAATTATGGATCTCAAACTCTCCCTTTGCCGATGTGGCCATCGTTTGGGCAAAAAATGAAGAAGGCCGTATTCATGGCTTGATCGTAGAACGTGGGATGGAAGGTTTTTCAACCCCTGAGACCCATAACAAATGGTCGCTTCGCGCTTCTGCGACCGGTGAGCTCATTTTTGATAACGTCAAAGTGCCCAAAGAAAACCTTTTGCCGGGCAAAAGTGGACTGGGCGCCCCCTTGGGCTGTCTTGATTCTGCCCGCTACGGCATCGCATGGGGTGCCATTGGTGCGGCCATGGACTGCTATGATACCGCCTTGCGCTATGCCAAAGAACGCACCCAATTTGGCAAACCCATCGCCGCTTTTCAGCTACAGCAAAAAAAGTTGGCCGAAATGATCACTGAAATCACCAAGGCACAGCTATTGGCCCTTCGATTGGGGCAACTGAAAAATGAGGGACGGGCCACCACGGCCCAAATTTCAATGGCCAAGCGTAACAATGTCGATATGGCACTCAAGATCGCCCGTGAAGCCCGACAAGTCTTGGGAGGTATGGGCATTACCGGTGAGTATAGTATCATGCGCCATATGATGAACTTAGAGAGTGTGATCACCTACGAGGGCACCCATGACATCCACCTGCTGATCACGGGTGCAGATATTACGGGGATTCCGGCATTTAAATAG